The following are encoded together in the Anaerostipes caccae L1-92 genome:
- the queF gene encoding preQ(1) synthase: MSGRTNVELGGITLLGNQQTKYPDDYAPEVLETFPNKHPENDYFVKFNAPEFTSLCPMTGQPDFATIYISYVPGERMVESKSLKLYLYSFRNHGDFHEDCMNIIMKDLIKLMDPKYIEVWGKFTPRGGISIDPYCNYGRKGTPWEQIAFDRLAHHDMYPEKVDNR; this comes from the coding sequence ATGAGTGGTAGAACCAATGTGGAATTGGGAGGTATTACACTGCTGGGAAATCAGCAGACAAAATATCCGGATGATTATGCACCGGAAGTGTTGGAGACTTTTCCGAATAAGCATCCCGAAAATGATTATTTTGTAAAGTTTAACGCACCGGAATTTACCAGTCTGTGTCCGATGACCGGACAGCCGGATTTTGCGACTATTTATATTTCCTATGTTCCGGGAGAGAGGATGGTGGAAAGCAAATCCCTTAAATTGTATCTGTACAGTTTCCGCAATCATGGAGATTTCCACGAGGACTGTATGAATATTATTATGAAGGATCTGATCAAACTGATGGACCCGAAATATATTGAAGTTTGGGGCAAGTTTACGCCGCGCGGCGGGATCTCCATTGATCCATACTGCAACTATGGCAGAAAGGGAACGCCGTGGGAGCAGATTGCCTTTGACCGGCTGGCACATCACGATATGTACCCGGAGAAGGTAGATAACCGCTAA
- a CDS encoding response regulator transcription factor: MERLLFVDDDLEILEINRKYFETCGYHADTATDALAALSCLSEHTYQCIILDIHMEKTDGFCLCRTIRANYSIPVIFLTNLTDEEIMIESFDCGGDDYITKPYLLKELEMRIRARIRNSRCTVPSCRTPGLSVDNNEKQAYIGNLPLNLTVNEFEILSFLMDHKGIPYRQEEIYRAVWGESCYNTHSIQILIMRIRKKIQVLSPEKEYIKTQWGKGYLFTE, translated from the coding sequence ATGGAACGTTTGCTGTTTGTGGATGATGACTTGGAAATCCTTGAAATTAACCGTAAGTATTTTGAAACATGCGGGTATCACGCAGACACTGCTACCGATGCCCTGGCTGCTCTTTCCTGTTTGTCAGAACACACGTATCAGTGTATTATCCTGGACATTCATATGGAAAAAACGGATGGATTCTGTCTCTGCCGGACGATTCGTGCAAATTACAGCATACCCGTGATCTTTCTGACTAATCTGACCGATGAAGAGATCATGATAGAAAGTTTTGACTGCGGCGGGGATGATTATATTACAAAGCCTTATCTCTTAAAAGAACTGGAAATGAGGATCAGGGCCAGAATACGAAACTCCCGCTGCACCGTTCCTTCCTGCCGGACGCCCGGACTGTCCGTGGATAATAACGAAAAGCAGGCATACATTGGAAATCTTCCGCTGAATCTGACGGTCAATGAATTCGAAATTCTGAGTTTTTTAATGGATCATAAAGGCATTCCCTACCGGCAGGAAGAAATTTACCGCGCGGTATGGGGTGAGTCCTGTTATAATACACACAGTATTCAGATCCTGATTATGCGGATCCGGAAGAAAATCCAGGTACTGTCTCCCGAAAAAGAATATATTAAAACACAGTGGGGAAAAGGGTATCTCTTCACAGAGTAA
- a CDS encoding sensor histidine kinase, with the protein MHLKTERSKKKLLSVFILAAALLFAALLFTFCYSMDNKYTSSNTDPSKDLVPLTGQWEFYSGRLYTPKDFSAGSAESPEIITIGQFGNFSSHQPSQSPFGAATYRKVLNLPSSKDAWMLEVPEIFSSCRIYVNQTLVRQMGSPDAVPVSRHIQNTLIPLPSGTAELVIQAANDTHYYSGLTYPPVLGTSSAVTNALTQKMIFYALLCFFPLGAAVTSLGVWVRKHSDPVFAAYGLVCLFFSIHVSYPFFHWLGWDLWGTSYLIEDVSYFAMLACMVLLTSRLCRGILPARLHISVYVFTVLMSVSPVIFTYVLFPAFHNIVSIYGTIIYTSKLLISFYLILLSFLGILNDRSSVWLLAGNAVFGFGLFTDLWTGGDYEPLRFGWQDEYSGFLMVLLFMILIIRYNQDLILKNQRLTMHLQAEVDKKTARLSKMLEERKEFLSIAAHDLKAPASAIKTYIDFIREGGINIDEELEQYLEIIDKKSSQIQSDISSLQIFNAEDKIHEPPCLIDCNDFLTYVYMETKPYTDANGIYFNLNLPENHCFIWHQKARLFRAFENIILNATEHTPPEGSLTIDAEYNGQQAVITFTDTGEGISSDDLPHIFDYKFSTKNSPGTSGLGLYFVRISLEEYGGTIKAASKKNRYTVFTVTLPLAEEKME; encoded by the coding sequence ATGCACTTAAAAACAGAAAGATCCAAAAAGAAACTGTTATCCGTCTTTATCCTCGCCGCCGCTCTGCTGTTTGCTGCTTTGCTCTTTACCTTTTGCTATTCCATGGACAATAAGTATACCTCATCAAATACTGATCCCTCTAAAGATCTGGTTCCTCTGACCGGACAGTGGGAATTTTATTCCGGCCGTCTGTACACACCAAAGGATTTTTCTGCAGGATCCGCAGAGTCTCCTGAAATCATCACTATTGGCCAATTTGGAAATTTTTCATCCCATCAGCCAAGTCAATCACCTTTTGGCGCCGCTACTTACCGTAAAGTTTTAAATCTTCCTTCTTCTAAAGACGCTTGGATGCTCGAAGTGCCGGAAATTTTCTCTTCCTGCCGTATCTATGTCAACCAAACGCTGGTCCGGCAAATGGGCAGCCCCGATGCAGTTCCCGTTTCCCGGCATATACAGAATACATTGATTCCTCTTCCGTCCGGAACCGCCGAATTGGTCATTCAGGCCGCAAATGACACCCATTATTACAGCGGACTTACCTATCCTCCGGTCCTCGGAACGAGCAGTGCCGTTACAAATGCCCTGACACAAAAAATGATCTTCTATGCCCTGCTGTGCTTTTTCCCTCTGGGAGCGGCCGTCACATCACTGGGTGTCTGGGTCCGGAAACATTCGGACCCGGTCTTTGCCGCATACGGACTGGTCTGCCTGTTTTTCTCAATTCATGTCAGCTATCCGTTTTTTCACTGGCTTGGATGGGATCTTTGGGGAACATCCTATCTAATTGAAGATGTGTCCTATTTTGCAATGCTTGCCTGCATGGTTTTGCTCACCAGCCGGCTGTGCAGAGGAATTCTTCCGGCCAGACTGCACATTTCTGTTTACGTGTTTACGGTCCTGATGTCCGTATCTCCCGTCATTTTTACTTATGTACTTTTTCCGGCATTTCATAATATCGTCAGCATTTACGGAACCATCATCTATACCTCTAAGCTGCTGATCAGCTTTTATTTGATCCTCCTGTCCTTCCTTGGAATCCTGAATGACCGGTCTTCTGTATGGCTGCTGGCAGGAAATGCAGTGTTTGGATTCGGACTTTTCACCGATCTGTGGACCGGAGGAGACTATGAACCCCTCCGGTTTGGATGGCAGGATGAGTACAGCGGTTTTCTGATGGTTCTGCTTTTTATGATTTTGATCATCCGGTATAATCAAGACCTGATTTTGAAAAACCAACGTCTGACCATGCATCTTCAGGCGGAAGTGGACAAGAAGACTGCCCGTCTGTCGAAGATGCTGGAAGAACGAAAGGAATTTCTCTCGATTGCCGCACACGATCTGAAGGCCCCTGCATCGGCGATCAAAACTTATATTGATTTTATACGCGAGGGCGGAATCAATATTGATGAAGAGCTGGAGCAGTATTTGGAGATCATTGACAAAAAATCTTCTCAAATACAGAGCGATATCAGCAGCCTGCAGATTTTTAACGCAGAAGATAAGATTCATGAACCGCCCTGCCTTATAGACTGCAATGATTTTTTAACCTATGTTTATATGGAGACAAAACCGTATACGGATGCCAACGGCATCTATTTCAATTTAAATCTTCCGGAAAATCATTGTTTTATTTGGCATCAAAAAGCCCGTCTTTTCCGGGCATTTGAAAATATTATCCTGAACGCCACCGAACATACTCCGCCGGAAGGCTCCCTGACAATCGACGCTGAATATAACGGGCAGCAGGCTGTGATCACCTTTACCGATACCGGCGAAGGAATATCTTCGGATGACCTCCCGCACATTTTTGACTACAAATTCAGCACGAAAAACAGCCCCGGTACAAGTGGCCTTGGTTTATATTTTGTACGGATCTCTCTTGAGGAATACGGCGGAACCATAAAGGCAGCATCCAAGAAGAACCGATATACGGTCTTTACCGTTACCCTTCCTCTGGCTGAAGAAAAAATGGAATAA
- a CDS encoding TM1266 family iron-only hydrogenase system putative regulator: MKETRIALIGIIIEEEKGITPTNQLLHEYRDYIVGRMGIPYREKEINIISIVLDAPENTISTLSGKLGMIEGISVKSMFAKTK, from the coding sequence ATGAAGGAAACACGGATTGCACTGATCGGTATCATCATTGAGGAAGAAAAAGGCATAACTCCAACCAATCAGCTGCTGCATGAATACCGGGATTATATCGTCGGCAGAATGGGCATTCCCTACCGCGAAAAGGAGATCAATATCATCTCCATTGTTTTAGACGCACCCGAAAACACCATCAGCACTTTATCCGGCAAGCTCGGAATGATTGAAGGAATCAGCGTAAAATCAATGTTTGCCAAGACCAAATAA
- the hydG gene encoding [FeFe] hydrogenase H-cluster radical SAM maturase HydG has product MYQPDSKIAEEFISDQEIKDTLAYADANKDNRELIISIIEKAKKLKGLSHREASVLLACEDKELIQKVFDLAIKIKEEFYGNRIVMFAPLYLANYCVNGCVYCPYHYKNKHIRRKKLSQEEIKKEVIALQDMGHKRLALETGEDPVNIPIEYVLESIKTIYGIKHKNGAIRRVNVNIAATTVENYKRLRDAGIGTYILFQETYHKDNYEVLHPTGPKHNYAYHTEAMDRAMEAGIDDVGIGVLFGLNMYRYDFAGLLMHAEHLEARFGVGPHTISVPRIRPADDVDPDEFENGINDDIFEKIVAILRVAVPYTGIIISTRETKESRERVLRVGVSQISGASSTSVGGYAEPEKPEDNSAQFERSDDRTLDEVVNWLLDLGHIPSFCTACYREGRTGDRFMSLVKSGQIANCCGPNAMMTLKEYLEDYASEDTKQKGEKVIKEALETITNPVVKQKAKEYIENIHEGKRDFRF; this is encoded by the coding sequence ATGTACCAACCAGATTCAAAAATTGCAGAAGAGTTTATCAGTGACCAGGAAATCAAGGATACCCTTGCCTATGCCGACGCCAATAAGGATAACAGAGAGCTGATCATATCCATCATCGAAAAGGCAAAAAAACTGAAAGGGTTAAGCCACAGGGAGGCCTCGGTCCTGCTGGCATGTGAGGATAAAGAGCTGATACAGAAGGTCTTTGACCTGGCCATTAAGATCAAGGAGGAATTTTACGGAAACCGTATCGTTATGTTTGCCCCACTCTACCTTGCCAACTACTGTGTCAACGGCTGTGTGTACTGTCCATATCATTATAAAAACAAACATATCCGGAGGAAAAAGCTGTCCCAGGAGGAAATCAAAAAGGAAGTCATCGCACTTCAGGACATGGGACACAAGCGCCTTGCACTGGAAACCGGGGAAGATCCGGTCAATATTCCGATCGAGTATGTATTAGAAAGTATCAAAACCATATATGGAATCAAACATAAAAACGGAGCGATCCGCCGCGTCAATGTAAATATTGCCGCCACGACGGTAGAAAATTATAAAAGGCTGCGGGATGCAGGGATTGGTACGTATATTTTATTCCAGGAAACATATCATAAAGATAATTATGAAGTTCTGCATCCGACTGGGCCGAAGCACAATTACGCATACCACACGGAAGCTATGGACCGGGCCATGGAAGCAGGCATTGACGATGTAGGCATCGGCGTCTTATTCGGCCTGAACATGTACCGCTATGATTTTGCGGGACTTTTAATGCACGCAGAACATTTGGAGGCCAGGTTCGGCGTAGGCCCCCATACGATCAGTGTTCCAAGAATCCGTCCGGCAGACGATGTAGATCCTGATGAATTTGAAAACGGAATCAATGATGACATTTTTGAAAAGATCGTGGCGATTCTCCGCGTGGCAGTACCGTACACTGGCATTATTATTTCCACCAGAGAAACAAAAGAATCCAGAGAGCGGGTGCTACGAGTGGGTGTCTCCCAGATCAGCGGTGCATCTTCTACCAGCGTGGGAGGTTATGCGGAGCCCGAAAAGCCGGAAGACAATTCTGCACAGTTTGAGCGGAGTGACGACCGTACATTGGATGAAGTTGTGAACTGGCTCCTCGACCTGGGTCATATCCCGAGCTTCTGTACTGCCTGCTACCGTGAAGGAAGGACCGGAGACCGCTTCATGTCTCTTGTAAAATCCGGCCAGATTGCCAACTGCTGCGGTCCAAACGCCATGATGACCCTCAAAGAGTATCTGGAAGATTATGCTTCTGAGGATACGAAACAAAAGGGAGAAAAAGTGATCAAAGAAGCTTTGGAAACGATCACGAATCCGGTGGTAAAACAAAAAGCAAAAGAATATATTGAGAATATCCATGAAGGAAAACGAGATTTTAGATTTTAG
- a CDS encoding NUDIX hydrolase, which translates to MFESLKHHIPKRIGEEKEMSFAVLIPLIKKGDEYHVLFEVRAKHLNKQPGEVCFPGGKVEPGESTYEAAVRETMEELFVEKETIQVYGALDYLLTPYQTRIEPFLAELRDYHGQFSRDEVDSVFTVPLDFFLENEPEYYSNVLMTKPQKNFPFADIPNGENYPWAKGKNEVCLYRYKKHVIWGMTARLLLYNIQYIRD; encoded by the coding sequence ATGTTTGAATCTTTAAAACATCATATCCCAAAACGAATCGGAGAAGAAAAGGAAATGTCATTTGCGGTACTCATCCCCCTGATCAAAAAGGGGGATGAGTACCACGTTTTATTTGAGGTGCGCGCAAAACACCTGAACAAACAGCCGGGAGAAGTCTGCTTTCCCGGAGGCAAAGTGGAGCCTGGAGAATCGACCTATGAAGCGGCTGTCCGGGAGACTATGGAAGAATTGTTTGTAGAAAAAGAGACCATTCAGGTTTATGGGGCTTTGGATTATCTTCTGACTCCGTATCAGACACGCATAGAACCGTTCCTTGCGGAACTCCGTGATTACCACGGCCAGTTTTCCCGGGATGAGGTGGATTCCGTCTTTACCGTCCCACTTGATTTCTTCCTTGAAAATGAACCGGAGTATTACAGCAATGTTCTTATGACAAAACCGCAAAAAAATTTCCCTTTTGCCGACATTCCAAACGGGGAGAACTACCCGTGGGCAAAAGGGAAAAATGAAGTTTGTCTATACCGCTATAAAAAGCATGTAATCTGGGGCATGACCGCCAGACTACTGCTGTATAATATTCAGTATATTCGGGATTAA
- a CDS encoding putative manganese-dependent inorganic diphosphatase, giving the protein MKSTYVIGHRNPDTDSICSAIAYANLKNQVNGGGFEARRAGNVNGETSFVLKQFQVKAPEFLSDIRPRMSDITLHEVEGVRQDISIKEAGDRMKKLKLVALPVLENNRLKGMATISDIAHADMDVYDSEILAKAKTPYQNLVKTLDGVMRAGNISDVIDHGKVTVSAASIDKMEQFVTEGDLVILADRDDAQKRAIEIGAQCIIVCMGSKVSREIQEMAESKGCRILVTPYDTFTAGRLVCQSMPISYVMTRENIITFSSNDYVDDVKALMAKKRFRYFPVLDPKGEFIGLASRRRMLGFEKRKMILVDHNELSQAVEGLEECEILEIIDHHRLGSMETMSPVYFRNQPVGCTATIVTQMYEEHGVEITKPMAGLLCSAILSDTLMFRSPTCTPADEAAAGKLAEIAGIEIEEYAKQMFRAGSDLKGKAADEIFYQDYKKFSSGDVSFGVGQITSLDQGELEEIKDKIIPYAETVRNEQGLDMIYFMLTNILEETTYLIMIGDKSSGIISQGFGAETDGCVAKLPGVMSRKKQLIPNILNIIQQ; this is encoded by the coding sequence ATGAAAAGTACTTATGTAATCGGGCACAGGAATCCGGATACGGACTCCATCTGCTCTGCGATCGCCTACGCGAATCTGAAAAATCAGGTGAACGGAGGGGGATTTGAAGCCCGCAGGGCCGGCAACGTCAATGGAGAGACGAGTTTTGTATTAAAGCAGTTTCAAGTGAAGGCCCCGGAGTTTTTGAGCGATATCAGGCCCCGGATGAGCGATATCACGCTGCATGAGGTGGAAGGTGTCAGGCAGGACATCTCGATCAAAGAGGCAGGGGATCGGATGAAGAAGCTGAAACTGGTGGCTCTTCCGGTCCTGGAAAATAACCGTCTGAAAGGCATGGCAACGATCAGTGATATCGCCCATGCGGACATGGATGTTTATGACAGTGAAATACTGGCAAAGGCAAAGACACCATATCAAAATCTGGTCAAAACTCTGGATGGTGTGATGAGGGCAGGCAATATTTCAGATGTTATCGATCACGGAAAGGTGACAGTATCTGCTGCCAGCATCGACAAGATGGAACAGTTTGTGACAGAGGGGGACTTGGTGATCCTTGCGGACAGAGATGATGCCCAAAAGCGTGCTATTGAGATCGGCGCCCAGTGTATTATCGTATGTATGGGCAGCAAAGTGAGCAGGGAAATTCAGGAGATGGCAGAGTCAAAAGGATGCCGGATCCTAGTGACACCCTACGACACTTTTACAGCCGGCAGGCTGGTCTGCCAGTCCATGCCGATTTCCTATGTGATGACCAGAGAAAATATCATCACCTTTTCTTCCAATGACTATGTGGATGATGTGAAAGCACTGATGGCCAAAAAGAGATTCCGTTATTTTCCGGTCCTTGACCCAAAGGGAGAGTTTATTGGTCTGGCATCGAGACGGCGTATGCTGGGATTTGAAAAGAGAAAAATGATCCTTGTAGACCACAATGAACTGTCACAGGCCGTGGAGGGACTGGAAGAGTGTGAGATTCTGGAAATTATTGACCATCACCGTCTGGGCTCTATGGAGACGATGTCGCCTGTCTATTTCAGGAACCAGCCGGTAGGATGTACGGCAACGATCGTGACACAGATGTATGAAGAACATGGTGTGGAGATCACGAAGCCGATGGCAGGTCTGCTCTGTTCCGCGATCCTTTCCGATACGCTCATGTTCCGGTCACCGACCTGTACCCCGGCGGATGAGGCTGCTGCCGGAAAGCTGGCAGAGATTGCAGGGATAGAGATAGAAGAATATGCCAAGCAGATGTTCCGTGCAGGAAGTGACTTGAAAGGCAAAGCTGCCGATGAGATCTTTTATCAGGATTATAAGAAGTTTTCCTCAGGAGATGTCTCCTTCGGAGTGGGACAAATCACGTCTTTGGATCAGGGTGAGTTAGAGGAGATCAAAGACAAGATCATACCGTATGCCGAGACGGTCAGAAATGAACAGGGATTGGATATGATCTATTTTATGCTGACCAATATTCTGGAAGAGACGACTTATCTTATTATGATCGGAGATAAGAGCAGCGGCATCATTTCACAGGGCTTTGGAGCCGAGACAGACGGATGTGTCGCAAAGCTTCCGGGCGTGATGTCCAGAAAGAAACAGTTAATCCCGAATATACTGAATATTATACAGCAGTAG
- a CDS encoding sensor histidine kinase translates to MRSKWNKYRSLKIRIMLQTLGISLLVGIFGYLFIFVFVDGVLQAPFADSMVHFFEKFGFDNESAIHLYRAIFWDNKTMIISTGFIFLFLCSFYLGMSRFTTYLRQIESGIDMILTDSSDLIELEPELQPMENRLNEIKANLKEQRRQTQESEQRKNDLVVYLAHDLKTPLTSVIAYLSLLSEAPDMPLEQRAKYTHISLEKAKRLGDLINEFFEITRYNLQNITLEKKTFYLYVLLEQVLDSFEPVFQERGLICRTEIEDSILIHGDPDKLARVFENLLRNGVSYCYPNSAIEVSASGEDKEAVIRIRNQGKEIPKHKLENLFEKFYRLDEARSTETGGAGLGLAIARDIVELHQGTITANSNKDFTEFIVRLPMEQKEEP, encoded by the coding sequence TTGAGGAGTAAATGGAACAAATACCGGAGCTTAAAGATCAGGATCATGCTCCAGACTCTGGGCATCAGCCTTCTGGTAGGCATCTTTGGCTATCTGTTTATTTTTGTCTTTGTGGACGGAGTGCTCCAGGCACCGTTTGCAGACAGTATGGTGCACTTTTTTGAGAAGTTCGGATTCGACAATGAGAGTGCTATTCATCTGTACCGTGCGATCTTCTGGGACAATAAGACCATGATTATTTCTACGGGGTTTATCTTTCTGTTTCTCTGCAGTTTTTATCTGGGTATGTCCAGGTTTACAACCTATTTAAGGCAGATTGAATCCGGAATCGATATGATTCTGACAGACTCCAGCGATCTGATCGAGCTGGAGCCGGAACTGCAGCCTATGGAAAACCGTCTCAATGAGATCAAGGCCAATCTGAAGGAACAGCGCAGGCAGACCCAGGAGAGCGAGCAGCGCAAAAACGATCTGGTGGTCTATCTGGCCCATGATCTGAAGACACCTCTGACATCGGTGATTGCATATCTGAGTCTTTTAAGCGAGGCACCGGATATGCCTCTGGAACAGAGGGCAAAATATACACATATTTCTCTGGAGAAAGCCAAACGTCTGGGGGATCTGATCAACGAATTTTTTGAGATTACAAGATATAATCTTCAGAATATTACTCTGGAAAAGAAGACATTCTATCTGTATGTTTTGTTAGAACAGGTACTGGATTCTTTTGAACCGGTCTTTCAAGAACGCGGCCTGATCTGCCGCACGGAGATCGAAGACTCAATCCTGATCCACGGGGACCCGGACAAACTGGCCCGTGTCTTTGAAAACCTTTTAAGAAACGGAGTTTCCTACTGTTACCCGAATTCAGCCATCGAGGTCAGCGCGTCGGGAGAAGATAAAGAGGCTGTGATCAGGATCAGGAACCAGGGAAAAGAGATACCGAAGCATAAACTTGAGAATTTATTTGAGAAGTTTTACCGTCTGGATGAAGCGCGGTCTACGGAGACCGGCGGAGCGGGCCTTGGTCTTGCGATTGCCAGAGATATCGTAGAGCTTCATCAGGGAACGATCACTGCGAACAGTAATAAGGATTTCACGGAGTTTATTGTCAGACTTCCAATGGAACAGAAGGAGGAGCCATGA
- the vanR gene encoding VanR-ABDEGLN family response regulator transcription factor yields the protein MKQSNVLVVDDEKEIADFIELYLKNENYEVFKYYSGAGALECVKQEQIDLAILDVMLPDIDGFEILKEIRKDHNFPVIMLTAKTASMDKINGLTLGADDYIEKPFEPLELMARVKAQLRRFIRYNDGSGQSSEDTLEIAGLVLNRNTHQCLYGEEEVTLTPLEFSILWILTKNKGKVISSENLFEQVWKEKYFKNNNNTVMVHIRHLREKLGEVMGHKELIKTVWGVGYKVEE from the coding sequence ATGAAGCAGTCAAACGTGCTTGTAGTAGATGATGAAAAAGAAATTGCCGATTTTATAGAACTCTATCTGAAAAATGAAAATTATGAGGTGTTCAAGTACTACAGCGGTGCCGGGGCACTGGAATGTGTGAAACAAGAGCAGATTGATCTGGCAATTCTGGATGTGATGCTCCCGGACATCGATGGTTTTGAAATATTAAAAGAAATACGGAAAGACCATAACTTTCCGGTTATTATGCTGACCGCAAAGACAGCATCTATGGATAAGATCAACGGACTGACCCTGGGAGCGGATGACTATATTGAAAAACCGTTTGAACCGCTGGAGCTGATGGCCAGAGTAAAAGCTCAGCTGCGCCGGTTTATCCGCTATAATGACGGCAGCGGACAGAGCAGCGAAGATACTCTGGAGATTGCCGGACTGGTGCTGAACAGGAATACACACCAATGTCTGTACGGGGAAGAGGAAGTGACACTGACGCCTCTGGAGTTTTCGATTCTCTGGATACTCACTAAGAATAAGGGCAAGGTGATCAGTTCAGAAAATCTCTTTGAGCAGGTATGGAAAGAAAAGTATTTCAAGAACAACAACAATACAGTTATGGTCCACATCCGCCATCTGAGAGAAAAGCTCGGAGAGGTGATGGGACATAAGGAGCTGATCAAGACTGTCTGGGGAGTGGGATATAAAGTTGAGGAGTAA
- a CDS encoding patatin-like phospholipase family protein: MASLILEGGTFRPIFSAGVMDALLDNDIMFPYVIGVSAGICDGFSYVSRQRERNLQILMNHRNDPRYIGRQNLIKEKSLFGLNFVYNVIPNKLYPFDWDTFYKYDGKILVGVTNALTGEIEYKDGKDLDEECMMLRATCALPLVFPAINLDGIPYFDGGIADPIPVRKAIRDGNDKHLIVLTRPKGYQKELSKSHKVTSRLLKRKYPKLPDLLLNRHVEYNRTVRYCERLEREGKAVILRPDHPIDSFEKDIDVLRETYQMGYDMAIERIEEIKKL; encoded by the coding sequence ATGGCAAGTTTAATATTAGAGGGCGGGACATTCCGGCCTATTTTCAGTGCAGGGGTGATGGATGCCCTGTTGGATAACGACATTATGTTTCCATATGTGATTGGAGTGTCAGCCGGCATTTGTGACGGTTTTTCTTACGTATCCAGGCAGAGGGAGAGAAATCTTCAGATCCTTATGAATCATAGAAATGACCCCAGATATATAGGAAGGCAGAATCTGATTAAAGAAAAAAGTCTGTTCGGGCTGAATTTTGTTTACAATGTGATTCCAAACAAATTATATCCTTTTGACTGGGACACCTTTTACAAATACGACGGAAAAATTCTGGTGGGAGTTACCAATGCCCTGACCGGAGAAATCGAGTATAAAGATGGAAAAGACTTGGATGAGGAGTGCATGATGCTGCGGGCAACCTGCGCACTGCCGCTTGTTTTCCCGGCGATCAATCTGGACGGTATTCCCTATTTTGATGGAGGAATTGCAGATCCGATTCCGGTCCGCAAGGCAATACGGGACGGCAATGACAAGCATTTGATCGTACTCACAAGACCAAAGGGATATCAAAAGGAACTCAGCAAAAGCCATAAGGTTACATCCAGGCTGCTGAAAAGGAAGTATCCGAAACTTCCGGATCTTCTTCTGAACCGTCATGTTGAGTACAACCGCACCGTGAGGTACTGCGAGAGACTGGAGAGAGAAGGAAAGGCTGTGATTCTCAGGCCGGATCATCCCATTGACAGTTTTGAAAAGGATATCGATGTGCTCAGGGAGACGTATCAGATGGGATACGATATGGCAATAGAAAGAATAGAAGAAATCAAAAAACTGTGA